From the Triticum urartu cultivar G1812 chromosome 4, Tu2.1, whole genome shotgun sequence genome, the window GACTCGTCGACCGGCGGCCTGATCCCGCTCCCGGCGTCCATCGTGCAGCAGAGCCACATAGCGcaccacggcggcggcggcgatggccgAGACGACGAGCCGGCCGCGTTCATGAGCTCGAGGGACGGCTCCGAGCTCGGCGGCCTGCAGACGCAGATGCTCATGGGAGACGGCGGCGCGTCGGCCGGGCAGCGTAGTCACCAGGGCGGCCTGTCGCTCAGCCTCGGCTCGCAGGTGCCGGTGTCCCTCTACCAGTACGGCCGTCCGGGTGGCATGGCTGCGGCCGCTTCCCCCACCTTGATGAGTCCGAACCAGTCGGCGATGGCGATGGCGGCGAGCAGGAACGCGCAGGTGAACGTGTACGTGCAGAACTCGAGGTTCCTGAAGGCGGCGCGCGAGCTGCTGGACGAGGTGGTCAGTGTCCGGGACGCGATCAAGAGGAAGGGGGACAGGAAGGACGACTCGGCTGGCAACGGCGAGTGCGGCAAGGTCGAGGGCGACAAAGGCGAGGAGAACGAGGGGAGCTCCGCCGCCGAGCTGTCGCCGGCGGAGAGGCAGGACCTCCAGAACAAGGTGACGGCGCTGATGGCCATGCTGGACCAGGTGGATAGGCGGTACAGGCACTACCACCAGCAGATGCAGATGGTGGTGTCGTCGTTCGACGCGGTGGCCGGCTCCGGCGCGGCGAAGCCTTACACGGCGCTGGCCCTGCAGACGATCTCCCGGCACTTCCGGTCGCTGCGGGACGCGATCGGCGCGCAGGTGCAGTCGGCGCGGCGTAGCCTCGGCGAGCCTCAGGACGGCTCCGGCGCGGGGGGCCTGTCCCGGCTGCGGTACATCGACCAGCACCTCCGGCAGCAGCGCGCCATGCAGCAGTTCGGCATGATGCAGCAGCCGCAGCACGCGTGGCGGCCCCAGCGCGGCCTCCCGGAGTCCGCCGTCTCCGTCCTCCGCGCCTGGCTCTTCGAGCACTTCCTCCACCCGTAAGCTAGCTACCCACCGCGCCGCCCATGCAGCTGGTCACTCTACTCCTCTGTGCTCGCTCACTGATCCGCCATGATCGATGCAGGTACCCGAAAGACTCGGAGAAGGTGATGCTGGCGAGGCAGGCCGGCTTGTCCCGGGGGCAGGTGTCGAACTGGTTCATCAACGCGCGCGTCCGCCTATGGAAGCCCATGGTGGAGGAGATGTACAAGGAGGAGTTCGGCGCGGAGATGGACTCCACCAACTCGTCGTCGGAGAACGCCGGCAACAAGCACGGCAAGGTCGACGAGGCGGCATGCTCGGAGGACCAGGACCGGGACGAGTTCCAGAGCACGTCGACGCACGCCGGCGCGAGCCAGCTGCTCAACGCCTACAAGTCGGAGCCGGTGGGCAGCATGGACGCCGGCCCGCTGTCCAGCCTCGGCGGCGGCGACATGGGCACGACGTACGCGCCAGCAGGCCTCAGCCTGAACCACCACGGGCCGGGCGGCGGCAGCCTCCTGCAGGACGCGTTCGCGCACCACGGTGGCGACGACGCCAGGTTCGTGACGTACGGCGGCAGCATGGGCGACCTCGGCGGCAGCGTGTCGCTGACGCTGGGCCTGCAGCactgcaacaacaacaacaacaacaacgccGGCCACGTGCCGCCCGAGCAGCAGGGCCTGCTGTACGGCAACCCCGGCGACTTCGACTTCCTCAACGGCGGCGACGACCGGCAGCGGTTCGCCTCGTCGTCGTCGCAGCTGCTGCACGACTTCGTCACTTGAGCTGTCGACCACCTGGACGCACAGCATGGCACTGAATAACGCAGGGGGCGGCGTGCCAGAAGCCTGGGCCGgccggccggcgccgccgccggtaTGCATGAAGAAGCAAGCAGAACATGCATGGTAGTACACGGTAAATCTGAAGCAAGTATATACGTATATCATACAAGTATACAATTGGTGTGGTAAATGAAGTAGGTTGTATAACTGTATATGAGATGGGGGTGTAGCTTGCTGTAGAGATAGTAGATTGGTAATTTTTTGCTAGCCAGCACAGATTGGTGTACTTCATTGACGAATGGATTCAGGATATTGATGATTTGTTGATCCAAATAGACACCAGTTTCTTGATCTATACCAGTACAATACAAGTTTTTTTCGCGTTTGCTATCTACTAGTACTCgctccgtccggaattacttgtcacagAAATGAATGTATTTAGACGTATGTTTAGTTCTATATACAAACATTTCTGCAACAAGTAATTTAGGGGGGCTTTTTTTATAGACGGTGTCCGAGCTCAAGACGGTGTGGCGGAGGCTTGGCGTCGCCGGCAGAGGAGATGAAGGGACGGAGAAGGAGATGGGGAAGACTGctgggaggaggaagatgaaggaGAGCCGTTGGATAATTTCTAGGGAACTTACAAATAACTCCAAGTTTTGTTTAGCCCTTAGCAATGCAGACGTATCATGGTTCTGCCCTCCGTACGTATCACTCTCCTGAACTTCTGAAGACCTGCTGCCATTTACAAGCTGGAACAAGAAAAAAAGACCAGGTTTTCTGAACCTGATAAGGAGACAGTGTTGACAAATGCATCATGACACCGCGTGATGTTCAGATTTTGTCCATGGACAAAGACAGACATAGAATCATCAGATTCAGGCAGCCGAAACATAGACAATGGCTCGTGACAGTAAGGTTAAGAGTAACAATTCTTATACAGTTGAAAACTTGTTCAGCGGACAGACAACATCACACAATTGGTTCGACTCACATGACAGCAAAAGTTGAACTGAAACCTAGATCACTTGCATTGGAATAGTCATTAGCAGTACCACATTACCACGACTCGTGAAATTTATCATCATTTTAATGGAGACAGAAAATGCCAACAAATAGACACTTTTAACATTTGAGAGTGCAAATGCTTGTTATATCTCTCATACTACCACACTTCAGATGATCAGACAAAATACTGCAAAGAAGCCACTTCAGTTCCTACCTAGATTATTCTTCCTCTTTCTTTCTCACTGGTCAGCGATTGCCTCCGTTGTTCACCTGCAAACAAAACCAAGTATATGGGCGTATTCATTGATGCATTCAACCTCCTAGcagaaaaagaaaaaggtttAAACAGATTCGTACTCATGGTTAATCAGATTCATACATACCTTCTGTACAGAGATTTGACATCTTGTCGCAGTGCCTCGTGTTCGAGAAACCTGTCCCCGCTCTCTGAAATATCCACAGCGGCAAGCTCAAAATCATCACTGCTGCAAAGCTCGTTCCATTCGAACCACATCTTGGACTTCCATTCTTTTCCGGAGGCTGTCATGTGATCCTCCTCTTCTGGGGAGTCGGCGGCAACAAGGCGGTAGCAATGCACCATTCTGGACTGCCCTGGTCTGAATGCCCGTCCAATTGCCTGTCGCGTCACAGAAGGATTTTCCTGGACCTCCAGAATGACAACGCGTGATGCGCCAACAAGGGAGATGCCCTCGCCGCATGCCTTGATGGAACCAAACAAAACTTTAGCATCCGCTGAGTGGTTGAATCTCTCAACCGCCTTGTCTCGCTGCTCTTGTGTTGATTTACCATTTAATTTAAACATGTGCACCTCTGGTTTCCATCCTTTCATTCTTATGAGCAGCATTTCCAAGAAAACCAGAGGGTTCAGATACCGGCTGAACACGAGTACCTTCTCTCCTGCAGCTTCTGAAAGACACAACAAATTGTATATAAACTTTGCCTTTGCCCCAACCTTGATATCAATTCCACTTTTTATGATGGAATCAATCTTCTGAACAGCAATATCTCGATTTTTCCCTTCAACGTTTTGAATATTCTTTAAGCACGGATGAAGATAAACAGCGCTGCATGCTGTTTTCCTGCTAAAATTATCTAGTCTTACCAAACTCCTAAGGATATTTTCCTGCTCGGTACTCATATTCAGAAAAACGGTGAAGTCCACAAGTCCGGGTAGTTCCTCCAAAAGCTCACCTTTATAATAGTGCAGCACATTTGCGGTTAGCTCGCGTAGATTCTGGATGATCATTACTCTCATTTTACCATCTGCATCCTTTTTAAGGTTTCCTTCAACTACATCATAGAAGTACTTATCTGAAGTGTACTTTGACCGTGCACTCTTCCCCAACATGTCAACCTTGCTTAGTATGCGCTTCACTATTGCACGAGGTTTCTCCATCTTCAGGAATTTTGGCCGCACAAGGTTCAGAATGTTGAAAACCTCTCTTACATGATTCTGAAACAAGGTTCCTGAGAGAACCACTTTTCTAGGAGTTCTTATACTTCCAAGTGCAGTGAGTAAGTCAGTTTGCTCATTTCTCGGAGTGTGGCCTTCATCTAGAATGACAAGGCTTGGGACCTTCAACAACTTATCTCGGCACATGACAGCTTCTATTTTATAAGTATTCCTATCAGATACTATGCATGCAAATTGATGATACCCTAGCAGCAATATGCTTCTCTTTTCTTCCCACAAGTTCAAAACCTTGAGTTGTTCAGACCGGGTATTAGCTTTGGAGGAATAGAAGTCAAACAAGGGTATGGGCATGTCCTTAATTTGCCAATGGACAAATTCTGTTCTCCATGTTGCCAGAATGCCCTTTGGAAGGATAATCAATGGCCTTCCTGCAGGGTATCTGGCCAGGAAGCTTTGAACAAAGCTAATTAGCATAAAAGTCTTTCCAGAACCTGGTGCATGTGCTAGAATACAACCTCCAGGGTTGTTCTCATCTGCCAGGTTCTTGACCAAGAAATTAAAGCCTTCCACTTGGTGAGGTTTCATCTGTTCTGAATGCTGAGAGTGGATTGAGAGAGCACTAGGGACAACTTGAAGAATATTTCCTGAAGGACTGGTAGTTGCCTCCAGCTCATTGTAGTTTCTGGGTTCTGGCGCATAAGTTCTGTGGGATTGCTTACGCTGATGCAACAAAGAGGAAATGAGAGATGTGGCTCCGCCAATATGGAAACAGAAGTGAATTGCTTTTTTTCAAAATCTACATCTTAACATTTGGGGTTGGTATAGGATTTACTTGGTTTATTTGAACTATATCCCAGTAAAATCCTCATTCAAAAAGAACTAATCAATGACTTGATTGACATTTGTTAAAAGCTAAAACACATGCAATGGGTGTTCGTACAGGGCATTTgtttgatctatcaatcattAATGACAAATAACCGATGAAGAAAGTTTATAAACGATAACATACAGAACCAATCAATGAGTTGATTGACAGGACACTATTTACCAGTTAATGTTATTTGAATCTTTTAATAATTATCTTCAGAGTATTCAAGAAAATAAATTGGACTAATTTGGATCAGAAACTCCGTACCTTTTTCCAGTTTATCTCAAAAATATTCTCGATACGTTGCTGGATCAAACCACAAACACGACATACAATGCCCAAATCATCTTTCATCAGGAAGTCGTGATGACAATCATCCACTACTTCAGAATTGTTCTTCTCCGACGGAACAATACTGTGATCGCTTCCAATGGTCTGGTTAGATTAAGTATGTTGGTCAGATTCATCAAGAAGGAAGTAATGGTAGACAAAAGAACAAAGCAAATGCGTCAAGGGGTAAAATTAAGAAAACAGTAGTATGATGATGGTAAAGAATTAAAGTATATGTGTGAGAACCAAAAAGGACCAGAGGAAAATGCAAAACTAGCTGTTTCAAAACAACCAGTAAGATCATGTGCTCCTGCTCTAGACCTTCAAGTAATAAAATGCAAAATGTGTCACATAACTGGCCTCAAGCATCATGTGGAAGACAACAATCacattttccttttctttttgaCAAATATACACCAAGTAGATAGAGAAATGGTACTTTAACTATAGGCATGTACTACAAATACTATTTTCTATGTGGCATACTTGCTGAGAACCATTCCATCAGTGCAGATATGAAACCCATTATCAAGTAAGCAAGGCCCTGAGATCATGAAACATTGAAATCTAACCTGATATAAGAAACATAGAAGAGAATATATCTAGAGACAATTGCAATGAGTTTATTAAACAGATACCTTTGAACATGCCAATGCAACAGACATTTCGTTCCAAAGGTCATCCAGGTCATCAACTGGATTGTCATTGTTATCATAGTGATTATAATGTCCATTTGCCGTTGAATTACTTTGTATGACCTCACAAGATATTTCACAAGAATCTGCAACAGATATATTGTTGTTCTCcatgtgttgtttactttggACATCCTCACCTTCTCCTTCCCCTGTTTCTCTCTCCTTGTCACGACTCTGTTAAAATGCAAGATAGTGAACATGACAGGGAGAAACAATTCCATTTACCAATCCAGATATTGAGATTAAAAAACAATAGTATCTCTCATATAGTCATATCTGAACTAAATCAATcagttttcatttttttgaaaCTGAGTAGGCATATCTTCTGGAAAAAAGTTATGAAACAAAAATCAAATTTGTTTGTAACTAAACAGAGCAAAAGCGGGATATTCAAAAAATTTAAAACATATTCCTGTAAAAAGCACATATCAGAAATTTAATTCAGGGACATCATTGAGTAACTTGAGTTGAATCAAGTGCAATATAACAATATCTTACTAGGACATGCAGTCCTTGGGGAAGGACTTTTGATGTTATTGAGAATATGATACTGATTAGCATCTAGGCATAAATATGAACATACTCAGTGATTACCAGTAGTTCTCTAATCAAACTATATAGGAAAAATACAGCAATATTGACTAACATTTCCAGAGTTAAAATCGAAGCAGACCTCGGCGTAAATGTTTATGTCATTCTGTCCTTGCTTGATCAGTTGTGGCTCTGAAGTACTATGGCCATCAAATAAAGCAATTTCCTTGGGCTTGAAATATAGATGGAAGCTAGTCAGTAATAAGTAAATTCAGCACAATGCAATTTATCATGCCAGCATAAGTTTAGACAAACTTGATACTGTTAAGCAGTTTAGACAAAATAAATAATGAGACAATTGTGCATAAAAAGATGACCTATGGGTTTAAAGATCACATAAGCTATTTGCGAGCATGGGAATGAATAATGTCTATTTCCCTCCTCTCTTATTCATGCAGTTAAAAAATGCAGAATTGTGCATTATATTAGATGCATTAAGAAACAGAAGATATGATGAGTTGAATGCACCTCATTGTCAATGTCCATGCTGTCCTTTCCTGGCTCAACTACAAGTTGAGCTTCAAAACTGATGTCCTGGTATTGGCAAGGCTGCTCAGCCAGCATGCATTCTTGGATAAAATCAGTATTTTGCTTAGAATCAGATAAATTTCCATCTACAAAGGATTGAACCGTGTCCTCATCATCAGAATCAAGTAAGCAAACAGTTTTCTGAGCCCCAGTATTGTCCATGGTAGCATGGGTATCATCTCCAACATTGTACAGATCCAATTCTATAATATTATCAGAACTAATATTGTTCCCACTTTGTGCTTCATCATGTAATGTCACATTTGATGACTTGAGAGCTACACTGGCATAGGGCAACTTGATAGGTACAAGTTGCAGCTTTTCAAGGGTGCTGATAAGTTCATGCCTCTTTCGATTGATTGCCTTGTAATCTTCAGTGACACTCCCGTACTTCAACTCATTGAATTCTTTGAGAAATCTAAGACGCACAGATCTGTTATGACTGATGATGGTTGACAGGGACTGGGTGCTCGGCGAGCTATCACGCCCGATTTCATGCTTCTGCATTTTGTAGTTAGTAGGATCAATGCTGAAGAAGAGAGCAAAAAATACTCAATGTATCGGGGCGTTTAATTTCTGAAATTAATTGATGAATGGCTTCAGAAAATAATTGATTTCAGGAATATCCGAACTGCAATTTTAAATGATTTCAGAAAATAAATCATTTTTAGGTCCTTCAGAAAATAAAAACCACCAGGAACAGGAAGGAAAAGCTCAGCCTAATCCAACCATCTCAACCTTAGGAAACATCAAGTGGATTATCATCAAAATGCACAGCAAATCCAGCGAGCAAACGGAGGATAACATCATCACAATTTTTTTTTTGCTCGAAAGTGTGCAGACCTCGGTAACAACTAGTACACCAAACCTAGCTAGCGTCCAGAGCCCAATATTAACTGACGTGATTTCGTTCTTCTGACCTCAATAAACCAGTCGATTTTTAGACCTACAAACTACAAAACCCTCCGGTATGAAAGACAAGGTCAGTAAAATGATCCTACCAGAACAAAAGGAAACTCCCATCGACGGCAAACTCGATCGATCTCCTCCTCCCCTGTCAGTGTGAGCGTGTGACTGCTGCTGCTCTCCGCACGGGCCACCCAGCCCCGCAAGCGCATTTGAATGAGGGGCAGGGGAGAAGATAgaaaggaggaggagggggaagaAAGGCACGACGGTGGCGGCAGTAGCCGGTGGAGCCAAGGGAGGGGAAATGAGAGGAAGAAAGGCACGAATCCGGCAGCCGACCCACGGGAACAAAAGGAAACAGCGCCGGCCGCCGGCCGCCGGCCGCCGGAGATTGGACCGCCGAAACGCCCCCCAAAACAACCAAAAACCCCAGACCCTCCCCCCACCCAACCCCAAGCCGCGCGCGGTCAGAACAGCAACCAGAGGGCAGCGATACCTTAACTGAAAGAGGAGGCAAGCAGAGCAAACCGTACCACGGAGGAGCGGAGGAAGACGATGCCGGCCGGGGATTGCTTGGGGGGAGCTCGAATCCTGCGCTTGGGCTAGAGAGCAATGACCCCTCCGATGTTCTTGCAGCAAAGAAGTGGAAGCGTTGGGTGTTGGACGCTTCAGGTGGCTTGCACGCGAATCGTTCGGGATCGTTCCAGGGagctttttttttttgaaacggaggcaaaaaaCTTTGCCTCATCCATTAAGTAAGAGACAAAAGAGTTTGTTACAAGTCATCCAATTACACGTCATGCGAATTATTCTCGCAAAATTAAAGACCCTAGATTTTTTGCACCTGCGACGATCCAAAGGTTGGCCTCAGTAGAGATGGAGGAGAGCAAGATTGTCGGTGGAGCGCTCTTATGTTTGAAAACTCTTGCGTTACGCTCGTTCCAAATTGTTCATGACACGAGCATGATGAGGGATGCCTTGGCTTGTCGGTTTGGCGTGCCGTCGGCGCAAGTACTCGCCCACCAATCTTTAACCGAGTCAAAGAAGGGCCAAGCAGAAGTGTCTAGCCCGAGAATGAGGAATTTCTCGATGACCAATGACCAGAGCCTTCGAGTATAGCAGCATTTGTAGAAGAGGTGAGGTCCGCATTCTTGCACCCTCTTGCAAAAAGGGCAAAGATCACAATTTGGCCACCCATGCTTTGCCAACCTATCGGCGGTCCAAATTCTATCTTGGAGCGTCAACCAAGCAAAGAATTTGATTTTTGAAGGTGCCCAAACCTTCCAAACCATCTTATCCATGGGTGAGACTTGAGAGGACCAACCCTAGGTATTGCGCCTTGTATGCGGAGGCCACCGAGTATTGCCCACTTGCCATATGTTTCCAAAGGATGTCGTCCTCGGTGAGATCGTCGAGATGGACCTCAAGGAGGAGCATCCAAAGAGCGAAGAACTGTGTGACATGCTCAACAGAA encodes:
- the LOC125552745 gene encoding BEL1-like homeodomain protein 7 — encoded protein: MATFFSTSNDQRGLAGGGGGGGDMSFHHHYPMSNQYPDSSTGGLIPLPASIVQQSHIAHHGGGGDGRDDEPAAFMSSRDGSELGGLQTQMLMGDGGASAGQRSHQGGLSLSLGSQVPVSLYQYGRPGGMAAAASPTLMSPNQSAMAMAASRNAQVNVYVQNSRFLKAARELLDEVVSVRDAIKRKGDRKDDSAGNGECGKVEGDKGEENEGSSAAELSPAERQDLQNKVTALMAMLDQVDRRYRHYHQQMQMVVSSFDAVAGSGAAKPYTALALQTISRHFRSLRDAIGAQVQSARRSLGEPQDGSGAGGLSRLRYIDQHLRQQRAMQQFGMMQQPQHAWRPQRGLPESAVSVLRAWLFEHFLHPYPKDSEKVMLARQAGLSRGQVSNWFINARVRLWKPMVEEMYKEEFGAEMDSTNSSSENAGNKHGKVDEAACSEDQDRDEFQSTSTHAGASQLLNAYKSEPVGSMDAGPLSSLGGGDMGTTYAPAGLSLNHHGPGGGSLLQDAFAHHGGDDARFVTYGGSMGDLGGSVSLTLGLQHCNNNNNNNAGHVPPEQQGLLYGNPGDFDFLNGGDDRQRFASSSSQLLHDFVT
- the LOC125554869 gene encoding protein CHROMATIN REMODELING 35-like, with amino-acid sequence MSESEVLEAINDMPSDKAPGPDGFTGLFFKKCWDIIKHDLMRVITCFDSLHTPNLQWLNSANVVLLPKKEGAEGLADYRPISLIHAIAKIIVKVLSMRLGPHMTNLVSNAQTPWNDPERFACKPPEASNTQRFHFFAARTSEGSLLSSPSAGFELPPSNPRPASSSSAPPCIDPTNYKMQKHEIGRDSSPSTQSLSTIISHNRSVRLRFLKEFNELKYGSVTEDYKAINRKRHELISTLEKLQLVPIKLPYASVALKSSNVTLHDEAQSGNNISSDNIIELDLYNVGDDTHATMDNTGAQKTVCLLDSDDEDTVQSFVDGNLSDSKQNTDFIQECMLAEQPCQYQDISFEAQLVVEPGKDSMDIDNEPKEIALFDGHSTSEPQLIKQGQNDINIYAESRDKERETGEGEGEDVQSKQHMENNNISVADSCEISCEVIQSNSTANGHYNHYDNNDNPVDDLDDLWNEMSVALACSKTIGSDHSIVPSEKNNSEVVDDCHHDFLMKDDLGIVCRVCGLIQQRIENIFEINWKKRKQSHRTYAPEPRNYNELEATTSPSGNILQVVPSALSIHSQHSEQMKPHQVEGFNFLVKNLADENNPGGCILAHAPGSGKTFMLISFVQSFLARYPAGRPLIILPKGILATWRTEFVHWQIKDMPIPLFDFYSSKANTRSEQLKVLNLWEEKRSILLLGYHQFACIVSDRNTYKIEAVMCRDKLLKVPSLVILDEGHTPRNEQTDLLTALGSIRTPRKVVLSGTLFQNHVREVFNILNLVRPKFLKMEKPRAIVKRILSKVDMLGKSARSKYTSDKYFYDVVEGNLKKDADGKMRVMIIQNLRELTANVLHYYKGELLEELPGLVDFTVFLNMSTEQENILRSLVRLDNFSRKTACSAVYLHPCLKNIQNVEGKNRDIAVQKIDSIIKSGIDIKVGAKAKFIYNLLCLSEAAGEKVLVFSRYLNPLVFLEMLLIRMKGWKPEVHMFKLNGKSTQEQRDKAVERFNHSADAKVLFGSIKACGEGISLVGASRVVILEVQENPSVTRQAIGRAFRPGQSRMVHCYRLVAADSPEEEDHMTASGKEWKSKMWFEWNELCSSDDFELAAVDISESGDRFLEHEALRQDVKSLYRR